The Candidatus Desulfofervidus auxilii DNA segment GAGCCACCAAGTGAACCTACTATAAGGAGGACAATTATTTTTGTGGGTTTCCTTTTAAAGTTACTACAGATTTCGGGTAGCTATCTTAATACCCTCTTATCACCTACTCTAAGGGTCAGTTTTATATGGTCAAAATATTCTAAAAGAGGAATGTTGTATTTCCTGGAAGCATGAGTGAGGTTTTTAAATTCAGCAGGTGTGATACCCTGGTGTGTTTTTAAATAAGTAGTTAATTTTTCTTTCAAAGTATTTAATAAAGTAGTATCAAAATAAAAATCCTCCTTGATTCTAATTATTTTCCCTTCTTCTGTTAACAGCCGCAGAAGATGCATTATTTTTTCTGGGTTGGTTTTTAGCATCTTGGCCAATTCCTGAGGGGAGGGTGGGCTATACTGGGCAGTATGTAAAACATGATAAATTTTCTCTTTTAATATTTGTTCTTCTTTATTTAAACGAATGGTATGACTACTTAATCGCACCAGATTTTGTTCTATGACGATGATGTGTTTTCCTTCTAAATAATGAAGAACAAAGCCAAATAATTCATCACGAATAAATGGTAATAGTTTGCTCTTTAACTCATCTTTGGAGATACCTAGCAGAAGAGGATGGGTAGCATGAAATGTGTTTAAAAAAGAGACCATTTTTTTAGAAATCTCTTCTATATACCGTCTGTGAATATAGTGATGAGTATCTTTATTGATGAGATATATCCGTTGTTTTTTTTGCAATGTTTCTAGAGTATGGTCTAAGGTTTCTGAAAAATTGTTAGTAAAAATTCTGATAGTTTGCCGCGAAATCCCTTTGTATCCTGCTTGGTTGAGATGGCAAAGAATAGCTTTCTCTAAGTTGCCTGTTTCTAAAGCCTTTAAATCTTCAATTACTTGAGGACGAAATCTTTTATGTTTAACTGGAGCAGGATGCAAAATAGCACCTCCGCCAAGGGTAAATATAGGTGAATAAGAGCGAATGACAAAGCGATCCCCAGGTAAGGCAACTGTTGGTTGTCTCAACCGAAATTGCACATAGCCTGTTTCACCTGGTTTTATTTCTTCTTTATCCAGTAAGATGGCATAAGCCAGGATTTCAGCAGTATGAAGGTGGAGACGCACCAGAGTGCGGTTTTTCAATGGTTTAGAAACACTAGATAAGATTTCCAAAGTGCCATCCAACATAAAAGTAGGAAGCAGACTATCAGAGGGAGCTAAGACATTGCCTCTTTGTATTTCTTCTTTTTCCAAACCTTGAAGATTGACTGCTGTTCGCTGGCCAGCAAAGGCTGTAGTTACAGTTTGATGATGGACTTGCAAATTTCTCACCCGCGTTTTTTTCTTTTGGGGATAAACTACCAGTGAATCTCCAATCTTCACAGAGCCTCCTATAGTAGTACCAGTCACCACTGTTCCAAAACCCTTTATGGTAAATACACGGTCAATAGGGAGTCGGAAGAGACTGGCAGTTGATTTGGGTTCCACCTGGGTTACCAATTTTTCTAAAGCAGTGATAAGTTCGGGAATACCTTCCTTAGTAACCGAGGACACTTTGATTATAGGTGATTTTTCTAAGAAAGTGCCCTTTAAAAATCCTTTTATGTCTTCTTCCACCAGCTCAAGCCATTCTGTATCCACCAGGTCTATTTTGGTAATGACTACCAACCCATGCCTTACTTTTAATAAAGAACATATGTCTAAATGTTCTCTGGTTTGGGGCATTACTCCCTCATCAGCAGCTATAACTAAGGCCACTAAATCCATCCCTCCTGCCCCAGCCACCATGTGGTGAACAAATCGTTCATGACCTGGCACATCTACGATGCCTACTAACTGCCCACTGGGTAAGGT contains these protein-coding regions:
- the selB gene encoding selenocysteine-specific translation elongation factor, which produces MKPIILGTAGHIDHGKTALIRALTGIDTDRLKEEKERGITIELGFAFLTLPSGQLVGIVDVPGHERFVHHMVAGAGGMDLVALVIAADEGVMPQTREHLDICSLLKVRHGLVVITKIDLVDTEWLELVEEDIKGFLKGTFLEKSPIIKVSSVTKEGIPELITALEKLVTQVEPKSTASLFRLPIDRVFTIKGFGTVVTGTTIGGSVKIGDSLVVYPQKKKTRVRNLQVHHQTVTTAFAGQRTAVNLQGLEKEEIQRGNVLAPSDSLLPTFMLDGTLEILSSVSKPLKNRTLVRLHLHTAEILAYAILLDKEEIKPGETGYVQFRLRQPTVALPGDRFVIRSYSPIFTLGGGAILHPAPVKHKRFRPQVIEDLKALETGNLEKAILCHLNQAGYKGISRQTIRIFTNNFSETLDHTLETLQKKQRIYLINKDTHHYIHRRYIEEISKKMVSFLNTFHATHPLLLGISKDELKSKLLPFIRDELFGFVLHYLEGKHIIVIEQNLVRLSSHTIRLNKEEQILKEKIYHVLHTAQYSPPSPQELAKMLKTNPEKIMHLLRLLTEEGKIIRIKEDFYFDTTLLNTLKEKLTTYLKTHQGITPAEFKNLTHASRKYNIPLLEYFDHIKLTLRVGDKRVLR